GCGAATGACGTGTATGTGGTGAAGCCGCCGAAAGGGAAGGATATTCTGCTGCCGGTGATTCCAGACTGTATATTGGATGTGGACGTGGCGAACAAACGAGTGCTCGTCCACCTGATGGAAGGTTTGATCGATTGATGAAAATTGATATTTTGACCTTGTTTCCGGCCATGTTTGACGGCGTATTGACGGAAAGTATCGTGGGACGGGCGCGGGCGGCTGGCGCGGTGGAGATTGAGGTTACCGATTTTCGCCGGTTCGCAAACAATAAACATAACACGGTGGACGATACCCCTTATGGCGGCGGCGGTGGCATGGTGTTGAAGCCGGAGCCTATTTTTGCGGCGGTGGAGTCGTTGATCGGAACGACATCTTCCGACTCTGCGCCGGGCAAACCGCGTGTCATTCTGACCTGTCCGCAGGGAACGCCCTATACGCAGCAATTGGCGTTGGAACTTACGAAAGAGGAGCACCTCGTCATCATCTGCGGCCACTATGAAGGGTATGACGAGCGGATCCGGGAATATTTGATCACAGACGAAATTTCGATTGGCGACTATGTATTGACAGGCGGCGAGATACCCGCAATGGCGATTGTGGACTCGGTGGTTCGGCTGCTGCCGGGCGTGCTTGGCAATGATACGTCCGCCGAGCTCGATTCATTTCGCAACGGTTTGCTGGAACACCCGCAGTACACCCGTCCCTATGAGTTTCGCGGCTGGAAAGTGCCCGATATATTAATCTCCGGCCACCATGAAAAAATTGAACAATGGCGCCGCCGTGAATCGTTGCGCCGAACGTGGCGGAGACGGCCCGATTTGCTGGAACGCGCAGAATTGAGCTCGCAGGATCGCAAATGGCTGGAAGAGATGCAGGCCGGGTCGGCAGGCCAAAAAGAGAGCACCGAGTAAAAAGGGAGCATCGAGTAAAAGCATGAATCACGATGCCCCGTTACACAGACGACGGGTCTCCTCCTTTGACATCATGAGCTGTATCCCTGATCTGTCGTCGGAGAAGACCCCAATCTACCATATGCGGCAGGGTGTCATTTGGTTCGGCCTGTTTATGAATTAGATTCCAGCACCTTCACCAGATCGTCCGTATGGCAGACGTAAACCCCAATATTGTCCATTTCCTGAAGGCCCTTTTCATACACTTGCGACATGGCGTCCGCCACCAGTACTACGCGAAAATCACGTTCACTCGCTTCGTACATGGATGTGCGGGGACAGTTTGGAAAGTTGCAGCCGCAAAACACAAGCGTGTCAATCCCTTTGTCTCTCAGAAACTGCCCCAGGCGAGTTTGATAAAACGCACCCCAGCGGGATTTGTACATGACCCATTCGCTATCGCCGATCTGTTGAAATTCCCCGTTGAATAACGCATTCTCATCCAGAGGCGGCGCGCCAACAGGACGAATGTGATCTACCAATTCCGCGCCGGTGGAACCGGGAACCGCGATTTTGGCTCCTTGTTCGATGCTCTCCCGGCGGCAAATATCGGCGTTCGAGCCGTCTTCCTTGTAAAATCGTATGACATGCAGAATCGGCAGGTGATGGCTTCGATAGGCATCCAGCAGCTTTTTCATATTGGGCACGATCTCCGCCGTCCCTTTGATTTCGGCAGGCGCGCCCGGCAATGTGAAATCGTTTTGGGTGTCAATCGTGATTAAAATCGAACGTTCCCAATGGGGCACCGTGTAATTGCTCATGGAATCCTCCCCGATATAATATTTTTCAGTATTTTCGATTTTACCGAAAGAAATCCTCTTTTCATATCGAGTTCACGCTTTTTACACGGAAATTCACTTGACCCGGTTCCCCTCAAAATTTATCATCAAACATGAAGCACCATTCAATTTAACAGCTTAGAAAGTATAAAAATGTGATATTCCATCACCATTTTTATACTTTCGGCTGTCGAAAAAGGCTTCCTCTAGTAACGCCGATTCTTCTTGAAATATGCTTCGAAAGAAGCCTTTTTTATAAGACGACCGACCGAAAAATAGACAGGCAGGGGGATATAGCAATGAAAACGGTTTCGCAATCGGACGGCTTTTTGTTTCGTGTGACAAATCCCAACGAGGTATTTACGCCGGAAGAGTTTACGCCGGAACAGAAACAGATCCGGAAAACGACGCGCGATTTTGTCGGGGGCAAAATTGC
The sequence above is a segment of the Effusibacillus dendaii genome. Coding sequences within it:
- a CDS encoding cysteine hydrolase family protein, with the protein product MSNYTVPHWERSILITIDTQNDFTLPGAPAEIKGTAEIVPNMKKLLDAYRSHHLPILHVIRFYKEDGSNADICRRESIEQGAKIAVPGSTGAELVDHIRPVGAPPLDENALFNGEFQQIGDSEWVMYKSRWGAFYQTRLGQFLRDKGIDTLVFCGCNFPNCPRTSMYEASERDFRVVLVADAMSQVYEKGLQEMDNIGVYVCHTDDLVKVLESNS
- the trmD gene encoding tRNA (guanosine(37)-N1)-methyltransferase TrmD, whose protein sequence is MKIDILTLFPAMFDGVLTESIVGRARAAGAVEIEVTDFRRFANNKHNTVDDTPYGGGGGMVLKPEPIFAAVESLIGTTSSDSAPGKPRVILTCPQGTPYTQQLALELTKEEHLVIICGHYEGYDERIREYLITDEISIGDYVLTGGEIPAMAIVDSVVRLLPGVLGNDTSAELDSFRNGLLEHPQYTRPYEFRGWKVPDILISGHHEKIEQWRRRESLRRTWRRRPDLLERAELSSQDRKWLEEMQAGSAGQKESTE